The nucleotide window TTGGGAAGGTAGAGGAGTCAACAAGGAGAAAAGCAGTGTGGGAAGACGCAAGAAGCCTTTGAAGGGTTAAGAGATTATAAACTCAGTCCCAGCCACTGTCCTCCAAACGCATGCTGCCCTGGcagctctctgtctccctgagctgCCATTTCCTCCAACCTAAGGGCAGAACTTTATGATCCAGACAGTGATAATGGACTGTTTCTTGATCAGTTCAGCTGGGCCAGCCACTCTATGAGTCAAGCACTCTAGCACTCTCCCCCATtttgcagataaaaaaaaaaactggggctCACACAGGACAAGCCAAAATTTGCCCAAAACCACACAGCAAGTAAGTGGCCCGGCTAGGTGCTCTCTCTACAGACATACCATCCAAGACATACCCAGCGGGCTCCTGCCCACCTTCCTGGCATCCCTTCACTGCGTTCTGTGCCAGGACCCTTCCAACTTGTCCCACTGATGCTCCAAATCCAGCCACCCTTTTCCAGCCGGTGAGACTTCCTCCTTCAGAGAGCATTCCTAtaccttccccttttcctcccctcagactcctgagactcagcttcctctctccttcccctcaggcCCTCAAGGACCCAGCAAGGGTGATTCAAGACCAGTAGCCCCCAGCAGCCCCAGATGGCTCCAGCACAGACATTCACAAGCAGTTAACCCCCTGCACACTTATTATGCACCTGCTGTGTGATGAAATCTGGGAAGGGTCAGAGTGGAGAATCAAGTGTGAAAGAAGCCCCTTATGTAGCTCACCTACTCCAATAGCCATGGGCTACAGTTAACGGACATCAGGGTGAGGGACTTAAGGACTAGAGAACAGTACACTGTAGGACCCATCATCTGTGACGAGGCAAGGCCCCATCAGAGCTGGTGCCAAGGGATATCAGGCTCTGGCGAGCATAGCCACAGGACCAAAGAGTGGTAGCAAAGACCTCAGAGGAGCTATATGGGCTCCGGGTTGAAAGTTAAAAGAGAATGTTTGTCAAGAAGCCAGATGTGAGCTGCTCTCTGTTCCTTGGTGTCATGCAGCAGTTAGCCACTGCTCTGCTGTGAAGCACGCATCTGTGCTGGTCTTTGGATCTCCCTTTAAAGGGAGTGTGAGGTTAACCTTTCTGCAGATCAGGTGCTACCAGCAGCGCACAGGAAGAGACAGCCATGTGTGAGATGTTGGCTCATCATCAAAGCTCCCAGGTGAGGCAGCACCTCAGCAGTTTCCCCATGTTACAAACAGAGAAACTGAGACTTGGAAAGGTCAAACCATTTCCCCCAAATCACACAGCAGGTCAGTGAGAGAACTATATGGATGTCTTCCTCAGCCACAGGCTCAGAATAGTgtctttctattctttctattTCAGAATAGTCTCAGCCTGCAAAGGCCCCTTCTGTAGCTTTTCCACATTAGACGCACTTCTCTTCCTCCACCACTCTAAAGTCCGCCAGGCCAGGTCAGGGCCTAGATCCTCTGTAAGTACCCCTTTGTGGCctgcacagccacagccacagcctctcCCATGACCCCACTGCCACCTCTCTGCGCCACTTGCCTGTGGGCTCTGAAGGCTGCGGCTGTCTGCTGACTGCCTGGCAGCTCCAGACAGCTCTGGCCTAGCCAGACAAGCAGATGCTTCTGCTCCAGAAGGCTGAGCAAGCGTTCCCCCAAGGAGGCATGAAGTGCTCTGAGTTTGGTGCTTGCTCTCAGTCCCAGAGCACCAAAGGGCCTCCTGTAGCTCACACAGCCTCCGTCTCAGCACAGCAGTGAGGCTTCCTGCTAAGAGCACCTGTTGATGTGCTCTGTGGTCCTTCTCCAGCAGCCCCCACTGCTTTACTCACCACACCTCCCTTCAGCCAGTGCCCAGCAGGCACCTCACTGAAGGCTTGCACACTGGCACTTAGGGATCAGAACAGCTCCTTTTGCAGGAgaccatgagcatctttctggATGGGAGAGGTTGACTAGTTTTATCCTCTTTCTCTCAAGGGAACATGTTATAGAACTAGGTGCATTGCCTGGCAGGAAGGAAAGAATAATGGAATAAATGGATTGATAAATTGGTAAGAAGGAAGATGATGGATaatgaagggaggaaagaatgAGTATacaggtagatggatggatggatgagatggatggatggacagatagaaGAGTGGATGGCTGAGTAGATGTATGGGTGAAgaggtagatgatggatggagaatggatggatggatggatggatgaatggataaatgaatgcaagtatggatagatggatggatagttGTATTAAAAGGTGGCTTGGGATGGTCGAGGTTGCACACACCTATAATGCCAACAtttgggaagggaaaggaagggaggagggaagctcATAAATTCAGTGCCAACCTTGACTAAATATTATCGTAACGCCCTGTTTAACACAATGACAAAAATATATGTGGGTTGGTGTATAGACAAAATgatgaagaaatgaaaggaatgGAACTGATGAGCAGTTGGATCCTACACACTGAGGTCACGAGCTTTCTCTATGTCAACTTCCTTATGGACTTGGGCTATGTTATGACCTAAATGTGAACTTTCTAAATGTTCCCTACTCTCAaatcccataggctcatgtgtttgaacacctgTCCCTACCTGGTGCTTTTAGAAAGCGTATGGAACCTTTGGGTCATAATGCCTAGGCCACTAGGAGCACACCTTGAAGGTAATGCCTGCCCTCCAttccttctctctgtttcctATCATCCACCATGTTGAAAAGTAAAATGATAGCTCCAAGCTTCTAGCACAACAGGAACTGCTTTCGTCACTATGCCATCCCTGCCAAGATGGGCAAAGCCCCCTGAAACGTGAAGCAGAATCAAACCCTCTTCCCACAGTTGCTTTTGCTACATCTTTCCTCAAACGGAGGAGAAAAGCCACTAACACAGGTTGTTTCTTGGATTCTTGTCTCTTTAAACCCTCAACCACCTAGCTTAGGGTGTAGCCTACTCAGTAAACATAGAATTGATAAATTAATTACCTGAgcaacccctccccccaattaAAAGGCATGCTGCCCTAggtaaaatcagaaggaaggattcTGTAGCCCGAGCTTTTCACTCTTTCACACCGCCCAGACTTTCTCTCATCACCAGGGAGCTGAGTCTGGTCACTCCCTGCCACTCTTGAGACTGCAGATAACCTTGCAAGAAGTGGCGGGGTGGGGTGACACCATTCTGTCCCAACGCTGTGCTGGCTGATGCTGAAAATATAAGCACCTTCTACCTGCcctgagaaaacacacacaacatGAGCCCTGTATTCAGCCAGGAAGGGATGGCCACTTAGAAATTAGCCTATCCAGGGAGAAGATCACGAGCCCTTGGCTCTCAGGAACTTGAGCCCCTTGCTCTGCCCACACCATGCTGCAGTGCATTACCCCTGGGTCTCAGAAGCTCTCCCATGAACAAGAGTTAGACATGTGCCTGAGAGCAGAGCCCAGAAGCAGGTCTTGCTTCCTAGAACAAAAAGCTTGCTTGAAACGAGAAAGCCAAAGATGGAAAGGGGTATCTTAAAGATCATGAACTTGTCACCTGAAATTTTGGAAGAGGCATAGAGGATGCTGGTAAATGGAGGGGGGAGCTGGAAATGTTCTTCAGATGCTAGGGAGCTCACAGTCTGGGGATATCCAGTCCTGGGGCTCTGGGTGTCCCCTCCCTGATAGACATTAGTGTCTGCATTCATCAGAAGGAACCCAGAGCCTGCCTTCTCACCCGTCCACCTacccgcctgcctgcctgccccacAGGAGTCACCTGAGCCTCTAATAACAAGGCAGGGAATGCCAGCAGATAGAGGGCACAGTGCCTGAACAGTACTGCTCATAAACTTCGTAAGACAAGCTCATCCTTGTCACTCTCTGGGGTCCTCTTTCACAATAGGAGCTTTCTGGACAAGGAGGTGAGAGTTGACAGACAGCGGGTCAGCAGAGATAGGCTCCCATCTTCCTGCTCTCTGGGGTAGCTTGGGTGACTCTGAAGATAGCCAGGACCCACGCACGGGCTGCACAGGGAGAGCTGGCCTCAGTACACAGAGCCAGGTGGGAATTACAGCTCAAGAGAAGACATTTAATGCTGGGGCCGGAGGGGGGGTGGGTCTGCACAGCTTGCAGCCAGTGGCCACCTCCCCAGGAGGGGCataagaagaagggaggaagcaaGAGAGGGACCCAGGTGTCCAGCAAAGATTAAGCAGCCCAGACAGGCAGTCTGGCTTGCTGATGATGACTCTACACAGCTCAGCCTCAGTGTCCCCAGGCTTGGGGAAAGACAGCTCTTGAGTAACTGGTTCTCCGAGGTCCTGGCTCAGCGCTGGTAGGCAAGTCCACTAGATATCACAACGTAGCCCTGGGAGAGCAAGAAAAGCATAGGCTAACTCAGAGGTTTAAGGGGGACCTCTGACTGCCCCCTCCACCTGTGTGTGAGTAGTCTTCTCATCAGGGGAAGCCACCTCCTCACTGGCCCTCAGTCTCCCACTCTGTCACTTAAGTAGCAGCGCTCACATCATAAGGCTATGGAGGAATGCAGTAAGAGCCCACAAGAGTCAGGCCAGCATCAGACTGGCACATGCTCTATGCTCTAGGCTTGGCCCGGGTCGTTGCTGTTTCCTGACCAGGAGTGCAGAGTCACTGGGTTCCTTCTCCCTGACAGAGCTGGGCATTCCCTGTGCCTCCCATGCCCTCCACACCGCGCCGCTGAGATGACACTCCTAAGGGCCACTCCCCATCCATGCATCATCCATCTATTCACTCAACCATCTGTTCACTCACTTAGCCACACGGTAAACCCTGCGGTAGATGCCCAGGAGTCAGCAGAGGACAAATGAGACACAGTCCATGTTTGTAGGGAGCTTAGAGTCAAGGGTCGGTGGTCCAGCCTGTCGACCCATTAGCCTCATGGGGCTCAGACAATGAATTCCTTTTTAATTAGGAGAGGGGAAAAGAGGCctcagactagcctcaaactctttatgtagcccaggatgacgtCGAATTTCGGATctcccaagttctaggacagcaggcATGTAGTACCAGAGCcagataagtttttaaaaaattaaagttcaagtcTTCACTTTCAGAATCCCATTTCAACAGCCCCATATGCCAAGTGACAGCTCTGGATGATGCTGATTCCAGCCTCTGCGGAAAATTCCCACATCCTGAGCTCAGTCATGGAATGTGCTTTGTGGAAATTCCCACCCACAGTCCTGAAACCTCTGATTTTGACTGTCCTTTTCtagccccctccttttttttttttttttttttttttttgcatgtcaATGTGCGTGTGGTATACATACACTGCATTCAGTCACAGTcacatatgtggaggccagaagctgacATCTGGTCTCTTCCTCGATGCCTCACATCTGAGTCTAGAGGTCTCCTGGGTTGAGAACTCTGTCCTCTGGGCActgggttttcaggtgagccaccacaccccatCAGTGAGGAGACTAGGATTCTAGGACTCTAAACCAGAGTCTTCCCACTTGCACACCAAGgacttatctactgagccatctcctccgCCCCTAGACTGTTCTTCTTCATGAGAGTGGACCATCGGAACATTGAGGCCACCATTCTTAAAGATCCAAGGTGGGCATCCTCCCTGGACAGACACTGACAGGCCCCACCTTGctcctgtttcctgttctgtGCTCAGCCTGTTGAGGGAATTTGACCTGAGTACTTTGGTTGGATAGAAAGAGATCGCAGGGTGTCATCCTGGCTGTGTCGGGATAAATTTCATCAGGAGCCTACGATTTCAGATCCAGGGACAATAATCACAGAAGGTTCAGGAAGTTGCCAAGTTCACCCATTCAGGCGCAGAGCTACCTGACAGGCTGTAAGGAACCTCTCTACCATTCACCACCTTAGTCACTTAGGGGCCATGCCCATCTCAGGACACAGGATCATGAAGCAGTTGAAGACCTGAAGTCTCTGGCGTGGGGtgtgatgaggaagggagagccCCTCCCACCAAGGTCTCTCAGGTCCTAACTCATCTGCCTCACTGCAGTTACAGTTTACTGTGTGATCTTGGAACACACAGGGTGAGCTCTGAGAGGGGTGACCCTTCCACCCCTGTAAGGAAGCTCCCTGGCCACTCAAAGGCTCTCACCTCGCAGACTGAGACCTCAGAGCGGACATAATGGAGATTGAGCACGCTGGGGAGGGCAATCCCCATGCCCAGCAGAGCTGCAGGGAAACAGAAGTGTCCAAGTTAGTCAGAAGGGGAAGTCCCACCTGCAGCCAGCCCTGTGCTGGCAGCTCGGGACACTGTGGGACCGAGAGTGGGAGGCAGGATCATCCTAATAGTGTGGAGGGGAAACtgagacaggacaggagcttcgTGAAGACCGTATATTGGCTGCACAAATAATGTGCCAAGAGGCAGATGCAGCTCTTGCACCACCACCTTAACCTTTGAGCCTGGAAGGGCTTGGGGACATGGACAGGCACAGAGGCTGTGGGCCCAAGAAAGCACCAGAGGGACCACGCTGTGGGGGGCAGGGCTCACCGTTGAGGTGCTCCAGCAGGGGCTTCTGAAACACAGTGCTTATCAGTGTGTACGCTTGATCCATCTGCAGCCATGGCCAGGAGTAGGGAAGAAAAGGCCAAGAGAAGGTAGTTAAACACACAGGTGGACAGACAACAGGGGcacaggaaaaagaggaaggatagGTCTCCCAGCTCAGCTGGGTCCCGATCGAATCCCCAGCTAGCTCGGCCATGGGGGGTCAGGCAGCCCAGGGAGAGCTTTAGCCCATACCAGAGTTACCAATGGGAAGGCTGCCCAACAGACTGCCTGACGAGAGACAGAAGTTAGGCTGGCGTGCTGGCAGCTGGGTGGAGGGTTTACATATACTAAGTCACATCCCATGGATGCAGGGGGATAAAAGAGCGTGTGCACAGTGGCAGGAGCCTGACCATGTGACGCGATGAAGGACTAGCCAGTGCTAACAGTCCAACTGACCAATGAGCTCTGGCTGAGGCCTGCAGTGATGAATCAATCACCTGctcacaggcagagagacaggcaaaGAGCAGGGTAGGTTCCCTGTCCCCAGACATCCCCGGGAGGCCCAGTTACAGCAGCATGGAGGTATGTATCATTCTCATACTTGCACATCCCTTCCCAAGGCTTAAGGCAGCCCAGTGAGCCACTCACATCAATGGAGCCCACATTGGAGGTGGCCACAGAGAGCTGGACCTCCCTGAAAGAAAAGCAGACACAGGCTCAGGGTGGGCCAGTTTCCCCTGAGGCTCTCTAATCGCTAAGTCTGAGAACAGGCTGAGGCCGCTGGGTCAGAAGGCCCACTTACCCCAGTACAGATGTGGTCCCCCGAAGCTTCGCCTTAGACACGGAGAGCTGAAGGCTCAGGTTCACTATCTGGGCATGTGAGGAGATCAAGTCAGAAGGAGCTTTGCAGAGCCTTCCACCCATCCCCTGCCAGGGCAGACCATGAGTATTTGCGGAGCTTTCTAAGAGTCAGGTTGTTACCTGCATTTTATAAGCAACAACAGTACAAAGAAGACAGGTGGGGTCCCTTCCCTGGGAACCTTCCAGAAGCAAAGAGTCAGAGAAGGGAGCTTTCCAGAAAGCAGAGGCTGCCACAAGACAAAGAGTGACAGAGACCTTCTTTCACAGGGTGGCCCAGGAAGGCTGCTCTGAGCAAGGCTTCGACACTTAAGCTAAGAACTGAAAATGAAGGCGCAGCAGCCATGCCAAAAGCAAAGGAAGAGGGCCCTAGGCAGAGGGTTCCACAATGTACCAAGGTCCTAAGACAGAATGTCCTGGCAAGCTCAGGAGATAGGTGGATAAGACAAAGCAAGTGAGGAGAACACAGAAGCATGTAAGGTCTCGGGGAGTGTCACCCTAACTCAACCAGCCCCACCTGGCCTGTCACTCACCGCATCcagggagaagaggaaatgcAAGGCTGAGTTGGGGGATGCAGCAAAGACCTCCACAAAGGGCTGCAGCTTCAGAGTGGAGTTGTTGGTGTGGAGTGTGGCCATAGGTGTGGCACCCAGCTGCACCTTGAGTACCACGGGCCTGGGCTCAGGGAACTGGTGGGCCACCTGGGGCatgagacagggagagggagagggttgTTCCGGCTCCTGCTTGTCAGTCTTCTGTGCTGGATGTTGATACGCCATCACTCTACACGTCAGAGGTGGGATTGGCCCAGTCCTCTGGGACAGACTTGAGCTCCTCAGAAGGGATTCCTgagctggtgttttgttttgacttttcgATACACCCAGGTTAGCTTTGAGctggtgatcttcctgcctcccaggtgctgggattacaggcgtgtgccactgacTCTAAGCTAGATCTTACAGGCAGGGAGggaacagaaaagagagagagagagagagagagcccagtaGACTCagtgcaggcagaggcagagagaaaagtgtCTAGCTGACTGGGATGGGCAGCCCCTAAGCTCAGGAGAGAGGGTTAAAGGGCAGGtggtggcacacctcctccatcCCGCTTTGGGTAGATGGAGCCCATGGAAGCCCCACCCAGACCCTGAGCCTCTAGCCTGCAATGAGCAGACATGTCACCCACCTCGGGGATCAGCTGGCCCAGTGTGGACGTGTCCAGAGGGTTGGTCTTTGAATTCTGAAATCAGCCCCCATCATGGCAGGGTTTAAGACAGTTTCACAGTCAAGGCCACCATTTCAAATAGTCATCCTGTAGCTCCCATTCTAGCTGCCCACTGCCCACTGCCCACAATTCCAAATCTACAGGATGTCCCCAGAATAGGCCAAAAGGGCTCCCTGCCACAGAACCCCAGCAGCAGACCCAGCCCTCACCAGCTGCCCCGTGATGTCCAGGTCGAGGGAGCCAGCTTTCTGCAGCATCAGGAGGACACAGTCGAACAGGTGCTGGGAGAGCCCCACGGTTGCCATGGCTCCTTCGTTACCCGACGGCCATGGCAACACAAAGGGATGAGCACcgtgcagaggcaggaggatgggttTGCCAAGCAGGAAGAGCATAGCCTggatggaggcagaggcacacatgcaggaCATCTGGAATGGAGGGCCTGTAACAGAGCCAAGGCTCTCCCAAGCACCAGCCTAACAGTGAAGACTTGGGCTGCATTCCCACCTGGAGAAccagcctccttcttcccttcaccGGCTACCCTCACAGGCCCCTTCCAGGACACCAAGGATGCCAGTACCAGGCTGACCAGGAGGTACTTACCCTGACATCCAGGGAAATGTAGTTACTGGTGATGGTGGGCTCGCTGGCCATGGAGTAGCGGATCTGAGACTCGGGCCCCACAGGACTCAGTCcttcatgaaaacagaaaaacactgaGCACCAGCCCATCACTAAGCCAGCAATCGAAGGTACTGGTGGCCTTTCTCAGCCAGAACAGTCACAAAGTCACATGGCCAGCGAGGCCTCCAGGAAGGTGTATACCAGAATCTGTCTGTTGATTGGTTCAGACACAATGCTGACAGGTATGTTTGCTAATATTCCCGGTCAGTGAAAGATGACTGAGCCCAAATTACAGAAGGAGAAGGCTCGATACAGGCACaagttttgcctgcttgtatgtctgtgtgtcacatgtgtgcctggtgcctgaggaggccagaaaagggtggaGTAAcagttgtacatgtgtgtgccatgtgggtggtgggacccgaacccaggtcctctagaagaggcGCCAGCTCTCCAAATCACTGTGCCACCCTCTAGCCCAATGGCCAAGGTTTTCAGTGTTCTGTGTATGGATATGCATGTATATTTTGCATatctattcatatatatttatatgcccATTATAAAATATAAGTTATGGGTATAGATTATGTGCTTTGTATAGTTTTGTCATATTTAGACATATaactatatttaatattttatattaaaataattattaattaaacATATAAAGACATATtggtaaatacatacatatttttatatatagccCTTCAGCTTTCTGCTTTTCTATCGTCTCATCTGGATTTAATTTCATCTTccttaatattttaaagattttcttgCTGTGAAAGCAACAAGGTGTGGATCCCTTCCTTGTCTGTCAGGGGGTCTCACAgtttggaggcaggaggaaggagcaACAAGAGATTTGAACACGGGTAGACTGCCCTGTCTCTTGAGTCCCCTCTCTCTGCATTTGTCAACGCTCAGAAAACTAGACACCACAAAGGCCAAATTGCTGcatgaattaaattaaaaatgaatgaaacatAAAGTCATAGTGAATATTCAGGAAATAGAAAAGAGATGGAAAATACAGCCCAGGATCCCAGGTGTACTtgtttttcagtattttcttACACCCCAGTAAAAGACGTTTTTGTTACACAGCCTTCTGGAGATATGTGCTTTGTTGACACAGCCCTTTgagctttgatttttgttttgttttttgtttttgtttttttttctagacagggcttctttgtgtagctctggctgtcctggaactagctctgtagaccaggctggccttgaacacacagagatccacctgcctctgcctcctgagtgctgggatcaaaggtgtgcagccaccacacccagctgagctGCGCTTTTTAATGGACTCTAAATATTTGAGGTGATGCCTATGCTATTGAGCTTGATTTAACTATTCCACATTTCATCTATAAATTAGGGCATCACTTTATAGTCTATAAATACATACAATCCTAAACAATGTAAatcttttcaataaaataaagaaatcacagGCTCTCCACTGCACACTCTGGGTGTGCGCGCCTCACGTGATCATCCTCCAGGGCTGGTCCCTTAAGAGTCCCTTTATTAGATGATTCTAATTCACCAAAGACAAAGCCAAGAGTTGATCTTTGGCATAAACACAAACGAAAGGCTCCTTGCTGAAGGTAAGCCtgctgaagaagaggaagaacacACACTAGCTTATCAAGCCTGTCAGACCCCAGGCCCTTAACCCGTGCTGCTTCATAACACCAACACACTCAAGATCTGGGAATTTTTATCCTATTTTCTGGATGGAATGGTGTGGATCAAGGAGATGAGTGACTTCCCTAAGGTCATACAGCATGGGAGCAATGTGACTAAAATTCCATCGTGTGCCCTTTAATTCCAGTCCAGTTGCCTCAGCTTCTTGCTGCCTCCATTTAAGGTAATATGGAGGCTGGGTGGAGAGGGGAAATCAAGGGGACAAAAATCATTCCAAACTGGCCAGAGTAGTGGATGGACATGTGAGGAGGAAAAGCAAAATGGGCCTGTCCCTACAGAGGACACAGCTCTAAACCTCAGCTTTCCCATTATAACATGGGGTTAATGACAGCAGCGCCTATCTACTAAAGAACCCACTGTGTGCAAAGTTAGGCTCTGCTCTGTGTCCCTGGGCTAACCCAAGCCTCTGGGTCCTCTGACCCCTCCCTCAACCCTCACACTCTCCCTGCTTATATCAACTGAGCATCATTGCGGCATCTCAGATACTGATAAAGCCAGTCACAGTGCTATGGAAAGTACACCAGGGTCAGGGCAAAGCTGGGATGGGCTCCAAGCAGGAGAAGCTTCAAAATGGCTGATGAGGAAAGTGATAAAGCCCTTGGCAAGCCTGGGGCTGAGCGGGTTCTGTGAAGGGAGAGGTTGTGCAGGACTTGAAGCAAATAAGATGTCCCTGGGTCAGCATGGTAATGCCTTCTGCTACTAGACCTTAACTACTGATGCCTGTGGCTAAGAAAATGGGACAGGCCTGCTCTCTAGCCTTCAGGTCCTACCATGGCATGTCTAGGAAGTTACCCAGATAACTTCCAATGTCCTCAAACAGTAGTGCAGGTCAGGACAAGGACAATGAGGAAGAGTGGGATGGTGACCCGTGACAGTGGAATTTATGGATGAGCACTCAGCAACTTGTACACTGAGGCATTTCCATCCAGTTTCAGAAAGTGCTCCAGTGAGAGGCCGGCCCCAGCTGCTCACACAGCTCAGATCACCCAGCAgcagctcctcctcttcctcctccttcccctccccttcctcctcctcctcctctctcctcttatCCTCCTCCGCcgcccttccttcttccctccgtCACTGTCACTGTCAAGGCCCAGAAGTCAGATCATGCGGTCCCCAGGGGGATGGGACATATGTGTCCTTTTTGAAAGGGTCATAGACCCTTTCAAAGCATACAGGTGAAAGGTGGACATCTTCATACCCACAAGCCACCTCATGATAACTA belongs to Meriones unguiculatus strain TT.TT164.6M chromosome 4, Bangor_MerUng_6.1, whole genome shotgun sequence and includes:
- the Bpifb2 gene encoding BPI fold-containing family B member 2, yielding MAGACSLGLPLVLLLAVARASSPGTVVRLNKAALDYVSDMGKAPLQRALQVTVSDFLDPSGEVLQSTSVQILDVHLPHLHLEFIAGLGVRLSAASNFTVKVFCVPEPMELVLPVTLVANVHVARDSIGTPVLSILACSSIFSPARMLEGRNSTSQELLDLVQEHMKADLSNKLCLHVSGLVQDLNVHLGTLIGLSPVGPESQIRYSMASEPTITSNYISLDVRAMLFLLGKPILLPLHGAHPFVLPWPSGNEGAMATVGLSQHLFDCVLLMLQKAGSLDLDITGQLNSKTNPLDTSTLGQLIPEVAHQFPEPRPVVLKVQLGATPMATLHTNNSTLKLQPFVEVFAASPNSALHFLFSLDAIVNLSLQLSVSKAKLRGTTSVLGEVQLSVATSNVGSIDMDQAYTLISTVFQKPLLEHLNALLGMGIALPSVLNLHYVRSEVSVCEGYVVISSGLAYQR